A genomic region of Hypomesus transpacificus isolate Combined female chromosome 19, fHypTra1, whole genome shotgun sequence contains the following coding sequences:
- the LOC124482023 gene encoding A disintegrin and metalloproteinase with thrombospondin motifs 18-like, whose amino-acid sequence MDCLFLLIWSLPIPLVSCTSVKLLSTLWVWNTLKTLHIYCSHSKHSVSATFSDLNGLNQDFVFVTPIEVDAGGAYVTHDLARRGRRRRSLQSPEGPVHYRLTAWGRDMHLDLQPSKVVAEGFTVQTLGSEGIATVTQDADIHGCLYQGFIRNLSASSAAISTCSGLVSLRHGLLHDALSYSKRPVFFWQCGRDSVGAG is encoded by the exons ATGGATTGCCTCTTTCTCTTGATATGGAGTTTGCCTATCCCACTCGTCAGCTGCACGTCAGTGAAATTGCTTTCCACGTTATGGGTCTGGAATACCCTTAAG aCGCTGCACATTTACTGCTCACATTCCAAGCACTCTGTTTCGGCCACTTTTAGCGACCTCAATGGACTGAATCAAG ACTTCGTGTTTGTGACTCCCATCGAGGTGGATGCCGGGGGAGCCTACGTGACCCATGACTTGGCCAGACGGGGGCGCCGTCGAAGGTCGCTTCAGTCCCCGGAGGGTCCCGTCCACTACCGCCTGACAGCCTGGGGCAGGGACATGCACCTGGACCTGCAGCCCTCCAAGGTGGTGGCCGAGGGCTTCACGGTGCAGACCCTGGGGTCAGAGGGCATCGCCACGGTGACGCAGGACGCGGACATCCACGGCTGCCTCTACCAGGGATTCATACGCAACCTGTCAGCCTCCTCTGCAGCCATATCCACCTGCTCGGGTCTGGTGAGTCTCCGACACGGTCTGCTTCACGATGCACTATCATACAGCAAACGTCCTGTCTTCTTCTGGCAGTGTGGACGTGACAGTGTTGGAGCAGGTTGA